Proteins from a single region of Sebastes umbrosus isolate fSebUmb1 chromosome 8, fSebUmb1.pri, whole genome shotgun sequence:
- the zcchc8 gene encoding zinc finger CCHC domain-containing protein 8 isoform X1 — MAEVDFGDSELFEQLDDSAPTVPTHIRFTSDEEEQGETGQLRGRLEECDEYIQRLTEENKGLRRKLNILTRPSGITVEDVNMDGPALQILYTNNIISKLCRQEIEDCICSVILNHQKPSNEKKDSIYQMKPQNSAFALDEDPQKSSTSSVRTTTEAFKVVGSVLYFTTFSVDKLGQPLVNDNPQLTDGWDVPTYQQVFNQVVGTDGQDVEMKERRPKATCFNCGLSGHQLRDCPKPKDMAAINERRKEFNQSSNQGMQSNQRYHADEVEERFAKYKPGVMSEELLEALGIDGTTLPPLIYRMRQLGYPPGWLKEAEMENSGITMYDGNVSNDGNITGNITDNTSSQNISYDVSKLVDFPGFNVPASHQMKDEFMQYGSIPMQTSHMKQNFAAYLSNNFPMPGATCNKRRHESESSPQQRKKTRSSPDRNSCSDMDIDSDPGTPYHPGASDFQFQPPLPPGSPCFSSPPPLPHGTPPATPTPPPLPKGTPPPTPTNGSPALRGRNWVVTDETVDDTEDELSLEELEEQQRLIWAALENADTATNSDCETPAVGTPAPSSPSVSTPAPSSPSASTPAPSSPSVSTPAPSSPSVSTPAPSSPSVSTPAHVGTETEVVEEVMDTTKPAETCHTSKNQREPEVQEISSQSPGPVKSQDDSPLSPGPVKSQDDSPLSPGPVKSQDDSPLIPGPVKSHDDNPQSPDPDFSNDERITAVPHRSKFAAGIVPFEDTPEFTEVAEATGTYLRIRDVLKSSPRSLAKKK, encoded by the exons GGAGGAGTGTGATGAATACATCCAGAGGCTCACAGAGGAGA ATAAAGGTTTGAGAAGAAAACTGAACATCCTGACACGACCAAG CGGCATCACAGTTGAAGATGTCAACATGGACGGGCCAGCTCTTCAAATCCTTTATACAAACAACATTATTTCAAA GCTGTGTCGTCAAGAAATTGAAGATTGCATCTGCAGTGTGATTTTGAATCACCAGAAACCGAGCAATGAAAAGAAAGACTCCATCTATCAAATGAAACCTCAG AATTCAGCTTTTGCTCTGGATGAAGATCCGCAGAAGTCCTCTACAAGTAGCGTAAGAACAACAACCGAAGCCTTTAAA GTGGTGGGAAGTGTCTTATATTTCACTACATTCAGTGTTGATAAACTTGGACAGCCTCTGGTGAATGACAACCCCCAGCTGACAGACGGATGGGATGTTCCAAC CTATCAGCAGGTTTTCAACCAAGTTGTTGGCACAGATGGACAGGATGtagaaatgaaagagagaag ACCCAAAGCAACGTGTTTCAACTGTGGTTTGAGTGGTCATCAGCTGAGAGACTGTCCCAAG CCTAAAGACATGGCTGCAATTAATGAGAGAAGAAAGGAGTTTAATCAGAGCAGCAACCAGGGCATGCAGAGTAACCAGCGATATCATGCTGATGAAGTGGAGGAGAGGTTTGCTAAATACAAGCCTGGAGTCATGAG TGAGGAGCTGTTGGAAGCGCTGGGAATTGATGGCACCACCCTCCCTCCTCTAATTTATCGCATGAGGCAGCTCGGCTACCCACCGGGTTGGCTCAAAGAGGCAGAGATGGAAAACTCTGGCATAACGATGTATGATGGGAATG tttcaaatgatggTAATATAACCGGTAATATAACCGACAATACCAGTTCGCAAAACATCTCTTATGATGTTTCCAAACTGGTAGATTTCCCAGGCTTCAATGTACCTGCATCACACCAAATGAAAGAT GAGTTCATGCAGTACGGTTCTATTCCAATGCAGACCAGCCACATGAAGCAAAACTTTGCAGCCTACCTGTCCAACAACTTCCCTATG CCTGGTGCCACCTGCAACAAGAGACGGCATGAATCTGAGTCATCTCCACAGCAAAGGAAGAAGACGAGGTCCAGTCCTGATCGGAACTCCTGCTCAGACATGGATATTGATTCAG ACCCAGGAACACCTTATCATCCTGGCGCAAGTGACTTCCAGTTCCAACCTCCGCTGCCCCCTGGCTCCCCTTGCTTCAGTTCACCTCCTCCTTTACCCCATGGCACTCCTCCTGCTACACCCACTCCCCCACCTCTCCCTAAAGGTACACCTCCTCCCACACCCACCAACGGCTCCCCGGCTCTGCGGGGGCGTAACTGGGTTGTCACTGATGAGACTGTGGACGACACAGAGGATGAATTGTCATTGGAGGaactggaggagcagcagaggctgaTTTGGGCAGCTCTGGAAAATGCGGACACTGCCACTAATAGTGATTGTGAGACACCTGCAGTGGGAACACCTGCACCCAGTTCACCGAGTGTGTCCACACCTGCACCCAGTTCACCGAGTGCGTCCACACCTGCACCCAGTTCACCGAGTGTGTCCACACCTGCACCCAGTTCACCGAGTGTATCCACACCTGCACCCAGTTCACCGAGTGTGTCCACACCTGCTCATGTCGGCACAGAAACGGAGGTGGTTGAAGAGGTGATGGACACAACGAAACCTGCAGAAACTTGCCATACCAGCAAAAATCAAAGGGAACCGGAGGTTCAAGAGATTAGCTCTCAGAGTCCTGGTCCAGTTAAATCCCAAGACGACAGCCCCCTGAGTCCTGGTCCAGTTAAATCCCAGGACGACAGCCCGCTGAGTCCTGGTCCAGTTAAATCCCAAGACGACAGCCCCCTGATTCCTGGTCCAGTTAAATCCCATGATGACAACCCGCAGAGCCCTGATCCAGATTTCTCTAATGACGAGAGGATAACAGCTGTTCCACATCGGAGCAAGTTTGCAGCTGGCATTGTTCCATTTGAAGATACACCAGAGTTCACTGAAGTTGCTGAAGCCACGGGGACATACCTGAGGATCAGAGACGTGCTTAAAAGTTCCCCTCGAAgtttggcaaagaaaaaataa
- the zcchc8 gene encoding zinc finger CCHC domain-containing protein 8 isoform X3, with protein sequence MAEVDFGDSELFEQLDDSAPTVPTHIRFTSDEEEQGETGQLRGRLEECDEYIQRLTEENKGLRRKLNILTRPSGITVEDVNMDGPALQILYTNNIISKLCRQEIEDCICSVILNHQKPSNEKKDSIYQMKPQNSAFALDEDPQKSSTSSVRTTTEAFKVVGSVLYFTTFSVDKLGQPLVNDNPQLTDGWDVPTYQQVFNQVVGTDGQDVEMKERRPKATCFNCGLSGHQLRDCPKPKDMAAINERRKEFNQSSNQGMQSNQRYHADEVEERFAKYKPGVMSEELLEALGIDGTTLPPLIYRMRQLGYPPGWLKEAEMENSGITMYDGNVSNDGNITGNITDNTSSQNISYDVSKLVDFPGFNVPASHQMKDEFMQYGSIPMQTSHMKQNFAAYLSNNFPMPGATCNKRRHESESSPQQRKKTRSSPDRNSCSDMDIDSDPGTPYHPGASDFQFQPPLPPGSPCFSSPPPLPHGTPPATPTPPPLPKGTPPPTPTNGSPALRGRNWVVTDETVDDTEDELSLEELEEQQRLIWAALENADTATNSDCETPAVGTPAPSSPSVSTPAPSSPSASTPAPSSPSVSTPAPSSPSVSTPAPSSPSVSTPAHVGTETEVVEEVMDTTKPAETCHTSKNQREPEVQEISSQSPGPVKSQDDSPLSPGPVKSQDDSPLIPGPVKSHDDNPQSPDPDFSNDERITAVPHRSKFAAGIVPFEDTPEFTEVAEATGTYLRIRDVLKSSPRSLAKKK encoded by the exons GGAGGAGTGTGATGAATACATCCAGAGGCTCACAGAGGAGA ATAAAGGTTTGAGAAGAAAACTGAACATCCTGACACGACCAAG CGGCATCACAGTTGAAGATGTCAACATGGACGGGCCAGCTCTTCAAATCCTTTATACAAACAACATTATTTCAAA GCTGTGTCGTCAAGAAATTGAAGATTGCATCTGCAGTGTGATTTTGAATCACCAGAAACCGAGCAATGAAAAGAAAGACTCCATCTATCAAATGAAACCTCAG AATTCAGCTTTTGCTCTGGATGAAGATCCGCAGAAGTCCTCTACAAGTAGCGTAAGAACAACAACCGAAGCCTTTAAA GTGGTGGGAAGTGTCTTATATTTCACTACATTCAGTGTTGATAAACTTGGACAGCCTCTGGTGAATGACAACCCCCAGCTGACAGACGGATGGGATGTTCCAAC CTATCAGCAGGTTTTCAACCAAGTTGTTGGCACAGATGGACAGGATGtagaaatgaaagagagaag ACCCAAAGCAACGTGTTTCAACTGTGGTTTGAGTGGTCATCAGCTGAGAGACTGTCCCAAG CCTAAAGACATGGCTGCAATTAATGAGAGAAGAAAGGAGTTTAATCAGAGCAGCAACCAGGGCATGCAGAGTAACCAGCGATATCATGCTGATGAAGTGGAGGAGAGGTTTGCTAAATACAAGCCTGGAGTCATGAG TGAGGAGCTGTTGGAAGCGCTGGGAATTGATGGCACCACCCTCCCTCCTCTAATTTATCGCATGAGGCAGCTCGGCTACCCACCGGGTTGGCTCAAAGAGGCAGAGATGGAAAACTCTGGCATAACGATGTATGATGGGAATG tttcaaatgatggTAATATAACCGGTAATATAACCGACAATACCAGTTCGCAAAACATCTCTTATGATGTTTCCAAACTGGTAGATTTCCCAGGCTTCAATGTACCTGCATCACACCAAATGAAAGAT GAGTTCATGCAGTACGGTTCTATTCCAATGCAGACCAGCCACATGAAGCAAAACTTTGCAGCCTACCTGTCCAACAACTTCCCTATG CCTGGTGCCACCTGCAACAAGAGACGGCATGAATCTGAGTCATCTCCACAGCAAAGGAAGAAGACGAGGTCCAGTCCTGATCGGAACTCCTGCTCAGACATGGATATTGATTCAG ACCCAGGAACACCTTATCATCCTGGCGCAAGTGACTTCCAGTTCCAACCTCCGCTGCCCCCTGGCTCCCCTTGCTTCAGTTCACCTCCTCCTTTACCCCATGGCACTCCTCCTGCTACACCCACTCCCCCACCTCTCCCTAAAGGTACACCTCCTCCCACACCCACCAACGGCTCCCCGGCTCTGCGGGGGCGTAACTGGGTTGTCACTGATGAGACTGTGGACGACACAGAGGATGAATTGTCATTGGAGGaactggaggagcagcagaggctgaTTTGGGCAGCTCTGGAAAATGCGGACACTGCCACTAATAGTGATTGTGAGACACCTGCAGTGGGAACACCTGCACCCAGTTCACCGAGTGTGTCCACACCTGCACCCAGTTCACCGAGTGCGTCCACACCTGCACCCAGTTCACCGAGTGTGTCCACACCTGCACCCAGTTCACCGAGTGTATCCACACCTGCACCCAGTTCACCGAGTGTGTCCACACCTGCTCATGTCGGCACAGAAACGGAGGTGGTTGAAGAGGTGATGGACACAACGAAACCTGCAGAAACTTGCCATACCAGCAAAAATCAAAGGGAACCGGAGGTTCAAGAGATTAGCTCTCAGAGTCCTGGTCCAGTTAAATCCCAAGACGACAGCCCCCTGAGTCCTG GTCCAGTTAAATCCCAAGACGACAGCCCCCTGATTCCTGGTCCAGTTAAATCCCATGATGACAACCCGCAGAGCCCTGATCCAGATTTCTCTAATGACGAGAGGATAACAGCTGTTCCACATCGGAGCAAGTTTGCAGCTGGCATTGTTCCATTTGAAGATACACCAGAGTTCACTGAAGTTGCTGAAGCCACGGGGACATACCTGAGGATCAGAGACGTGCTTAAAAGTTCCCCTCGAAgtttggcaaagaaaaaataa
- the zcchc8 gene encoding zinc finger CCHC domain-containing protein 8 isoform X2, with protein sequence MAEVDFGDSELFEQLDDSAPTVPTHIRFTSDEEEQGETGQLRGRLEECDEYIQRLTEENKGLRRKLNILTRPSGITVEDVNMDGPALQILYTNNIISKLCRQEIEDCICSVILNHQKPSNEKKDSIYQMKPQNSAFALDEDPQKSSTSSVRTTTEAFKVVGSVLYFTTFSVDKLGQPLVNDNPQLTDGWDVPTYQQVFNQVVGTDGQDVEMKERRPKATCFNCGLSGHQLRDCPKPKDMAAINERRKEFNQSSNQGMQSNQRYHADEVEERFAKYKPGVMSEELLEALGIDGTTLPPLIYRMRQLGYPPGWLKEAEMENSGITMYDGNVSNDGNITGNITDNTSSQNISYDVSKLVDFPGFNVPASHQMKDEFMQYGSIPMQTSHMKQNFAAYLSNNFPMPGATCNKRRHESESSPQQRKKTRSSPDRNSCSDMDIDSDPGTPYHPGASDFQFQPPLPPGSPCFSSPPPLPHGTPPATPTPPPLPKGTPPPTPTNGSPALRGRNWVVTDETVDDTEDELSLEELEEQQRLIWAALENADTATNSDCETPAVGTPAPSSPSVSTPAPSSPSASTPAPSSPSVSTPAPSSPSVSTPAPSSPSVSTPAHVGTETEVVEEVMDTTKPAETCHTSKNQREPEVQEISSQSPGPVKSQDDSPLSPGPVKSQDDSPLIPGPVKSHDDNPQSPDPDFSNDERITAVPHRSKFAAGIVPFEDTPEFTEVAEATGTYLRIRDVLKSSPRSLAKKK encoded by the exons GGAGGAGTGTGATGAATACATCCAGAGGCTCACAGAGGAGA ATAAAGGTTTGAGAAGAAAACTGAACATCCTGACACGACCAAG CGGCATCACAGTTGAAGATGTCAACATGGACGGGCCAGCTCTTCAAATCCTTTATACAAACAACATTATTTCAAA GCTGTGTCGTCAAGAAATTGAAGATTGCATCTGCAGTGTGATTTTGAATCACCAGAAACCGAGCAATGAAAAGAAAGACTCCATCTATCAAATGAAACCTCAG AATTCAGCTTTTGCTCTGGATGAAGATCCGCAGAAGTCCTCTACAAGTAGCGTAAGAACAACAACCGAAGCCTTTAAA GTGGTGGGAAGTGTCTTATATTTCACTACATTCAGTGTTGATAAACTTGGACAGCCTCTGGTGAATGACAACCCCCAGCTGACAGACGGATGGGATGTTCCAAC CTATCAGCAGGTTTTCAACCAAGTTGTTGGCACAGATGGACAGGATGtagaaatgaaagagagaag ACCCAAAGCAACGTGTTTCAACTGTGGTTTGAGTGGTCATCAGCTGAGAGACTGTCCCAAG CCTAAAGACATGGCTGCAATTAATGAGAGAAGAAAGGAGTTTAATCAGAGCAGCAACCAGGGCATGCAGAGTAACCAGCGATATCATGCTGATGAAGTGGAGGAGAGGTTTGCTAAATACAAGCCTGGAGTCATGAG TGAGGAGCTGTTGGAAGCGCTGGGAATTGATGGCACCACCCTCCCTCCTCTAATTTATCGCATGAGGCAGCTCGGCTACCCACCGGGTTGGCTCAAAGAGGCAGAGATGGAAAACTCTGGCATAACGATGTATGATGGGAATG tttcaaatgatggTAATATAACCGGTAATATAACCGACAATACCAGTTCGCAAAACATCTCTTATGATGTTTCCAAACTGGTAGATTTCCCAGGCTTCAATGTACCTGCATCACACCAAATGAAAGAT GAGTTCATGCAGTACGGTTCTATTCCAATGCAGACCAGCCACATGAAGCAAAACTTTGCAGCCTACCTGTCCAACAACTTCCCTATG CCTGGTGCCACCTGCAACAAGAGACGGCATGAATCTGAGTCATCTCCACAGCAAAGGAAGAAGACGAGGTCCAGTCCTGATCGGAACTCCTGCTCAGACATGGATATTGATTCAG ACCCAGGAACACCTTATCATCCTGGCGCAAGTGACTTCCAGTTCCAACCTCCGCTGCCCCCTGGCTCCCCTTGCTTCAGTTCACCTCCTCCTTTACCCCATGGCACTCCTCCTGCTACACCCACTCCCCCACCTCTCCCTAAAGGTACACCTCCTCCCACACCCACCAACGGCTCCCCGGCTCTGCGGGGGCGTAACTGGGTTGTCACTGATGAGACTGTGGACGACACAGAGGATGAATTGTCATTGGAGGaactggaggagcagcagaggctgaTTTGGGCAGCTCTGGAAAATGCGGACACTGCCACTAATAGTGATTGTGAGACACCTGCAGTGGGAACACCTGCACCCAGTTCACCGAGTGTGTCCACACCTGCACCCAGTTCACCGAGTGCGTCCACACCTGCACCCAGTTCACCGAGTGTGTCCACACCTGCACCCAGTTCACCGAGTGTATCCACACCTGCACCCAGTTCACCGAGTGTGTCCACACCTGCTCATGTCGGCACAGAAACGGAGGTGGTTGAAGAGGTGATGGACACAACGAAACCTGCAGAAACTTGCCATACCAGCAAAAATCAAAGGGAACCGGAGGTTCAAGAGATTAGCTCTCAGAGTCCTG GTCCAGTTAAATCCCAGGACGACAGCCCGCTGAGTCCTGGTCCAGTTAAATCCCAAGACGACAGCCCCCTGATTCCTGGTCCAGTTAAATCCCATGATGACAACCCGCAGAGCCCTGATCCAGATTTCTCTAATGACGAGAGGATAACAGCTGTTCCACATCGGAGCAAGTTTGCAGCTGGCATTGTTCCATTTGAAGATACACCAGAGTTCACTGAAGTTGCTGAAGCCACGGGGACATACCTGAGGATCAGAGACGTGCTTAAAAGTTCCCCTCGAAgtttggcaaagaaaaaataa
- the zcchc8 gene encoding zinc finger CCHC domain-containing protein 8 isoform X4 has product MAEVDFGDSELFEQLDDSAPTVPTHIRFTSDEEEQGETGQLRGRLEECDEYIQRLTEENKGLRRKLNILTRPSGITVEDVNMDGPALQILYTNNIISKLCRQEIEDCICSVILNHQKPSNEKKDSIYQMKPQNSAFALDEDPQKSSTSSVRTTTEAFKVVGSVLYFTTFSVDKLGQPLVNDNPQLTDGWDVPTYQQVFNQVVGTDGQDVEMKERRPKATCFNCGLSGHQLRDCPKPKDMAAINERRKEFNQSSNQGMQSNQRYHADEVEERFAKYKPGVMSEELLEALGIDGTTLPPLIYRMRQLGYPPGWLKEAEMENSGITMYDGNVSNDGNITGNITDNTSSQNISYDVSKLVDFPGFNVPASHQMKDEFMQYGSIPMQTSHMKQNFAAYLSNNFPMPGATCNKRRHESESSPQQRKKTRSSPDRNSCSDMDIDSDPGTPYHPGASDFQFQPPLPPGSPCFSSPPPLPHGTPPATPTPPPLPKGTPPPTPTNGSPALRGRNWVVTDETVDDTEDELSLEELEEQQRLIWAALENADTATNSDCETPAVGTPAPSSPSVSTPAPSSPSASTPAPSSPSVSTPAPSSPSVSTPAPSSPSVSTPAHVGTETEVVEEVMDTTKPAETCHTSKNQREPEVQEISSQSPGPVKSQDDSPLIPGPVKSHDDNPQSPDPDFSNDERITAVPHRSKFAAGIVPFEDTPEFTEVAEATGTYLRIRDVLKSSPRSLAKKK; this is encoded by the exons GGAGGAGTGTGATGAATACATCCAGAGGCTCACAGAGGAGA ATAAAGGTTTGAGAAGAAAACTGAACATCCTGACACGACCAAG CGGCATCACAGTTGAAGATGTCAACATGGACGGGCCAGCTCTTCAAATCCTTTATACAAACAACATTATTTCAAA GCTGTGTCGTCAAGAAATTGAAGATTGCATCTGCAGTGTGATTTTGAATCACCAGAAACCGAGCAATGAAAAGAAAGACTCCATCTATCAAATGAAACCTCAG AATTCAGCTTTTGCTCTGGATGAAGATCCGCAGAAGTCCTCTACAAGTAGCGTAAGAACAACAACCGAAGCCTTTAAA GTGGTGGGAAGTGTCTTATATTTCACTACATTCAGTGTTGATAAACTTGGACAGCCTCTGGTGAATGACAACCCCCAGCTGACAGACGGATGGGATGTTCCAAC CTATCAGCAGGTTTTCAACCAAGTTGTTGGCACAGATGGACAGGATGtagaaatgaaagagagaag ACCCAAAGCAACGTGTTTCAACTGTGGTTTGAGTGGTCATCAGCTGAGAGACTGTCCCAAG CCTAAAGACATGGCTGCAATTAATGAGAGAAGAAAGGAGTTTAATCAGAGCAGCAACCAGGGCATGCAGAGTAACCAGCGATATCATGCTGATGAAGTGGAGGAGAGGTTTGCTAAATACAAGCCTGGAGTCATGAG TGAGGAGCTGTTGGAAGCGCTGGGAATTGATGGCACCACCCTCCCTCCTCTAATTTATCGCATGAGGCAGCTCGGCTACCCACCGGGTTGGCTCAAAGAGGCAGAGATGGAAAACTCTGGCATAACGATGTATGATGGGAATG tttcaaatgatggTAATATAACCGGTAATATAACCGACAATACCAGTTCGCAAAACATCTCTTATGATGTTTCCAAACTGGTAGATTTCCCAGGCTTCAATGTACCTGCATCACACCAAATGAAAGAT GAGTTCATGCAGTACGGTTCTATTCCAATGCAGACCAGCCACATGAAGCAAAACTTTGCAGCCTACCTGTCCAACAACTTCCCTATG CCTGGTGCCACCTGCAACAAGAGACGGCATGAATCTGAGTCATCTCCACAGCAAAGGAAGAAGACGAGGTCCAGTCCTGATCGGAACTCCTGCTCAGACATGGATATTGATTCAG ACCCAGGAACACCTTATCATCCTGGCGCAAGTGACTTCCAGTTCCAACCTCCGCTGCCCCCTGGCTCCCCTTGCTTCAGTTCACCTCCTCCTTTACCCCATGGCACTCCTCCTGCTACACCCACTCCCCCACCTCTCCCTAAAGGTACACCTCCTCCCACACCCACCAACGGCTCCCCGGCTCTGCGGGGGCGTAACTGGGTTGTCACTGATGAGACTGTGGACGACACAGAGGATGAATTGTCATTGGAGGaactggaggagcagcagaggctgaTTTGGGCAGCTCTGGAAAATGCGGACACTGCCACTAATAGTGATTGTGAGACACCTGCAGTGGGAACACCTGCACCCAGTTCACCGAGTGTGTCCACACCTGCACCCAGTTCACCGAGTGCGTCCACACCTGCACCCAGTTCACCGAGTGTGTCCACACCTGCACCCAGTTCACCGAGTGTATCCACACCTGCACCCAGTTCACCGAGTGTGTCCACACCTGCTCATGTCGGCACAGAAACGGAGGTGGTTGAAGAGGTGATGGACACAACGAAACCTGCAGAAACTTGCCATACCAGCAAAAATCAAAGGGAACCGGAGGTTCAAGAGATTAGCTCTCAGAGTCCTG GTCCAGTTAAATCCCAAGACGACAGCCCCCTGATTCCTGGTCCAGTTAAATCCCATGATGACAACCCGCAGAGCCCTGATCCAGATTTCTCTAATGACGAGAGGATAACAGCTGTTCCACATCGGAGCAAGTTTGCAGCTGGCATTGTTCCATTTGAAGATACACCAGAGTTCACTGAAGTTGCTGAAGCCACGGGGACATACCTGAGGATCAGAGACGTGCTTAAAAGTTCCCCTCGAAgtttggcaaagaaaaaataa